In Halopseudomonas nanhaiensis, a single window of DNA contains:
- the gmd gene encoding GDP-mannose 4,6-dehydratase, giving the protein MERKKALITGITGQDGSYLAEFLLEKGYEVHGIKRRASLFNTQRVDHIYQDPHVENKNFVLHYGDLSDSSNLTRIIQEVQPDEVYNLGAQSHVAVSFEAPEYTADVDAMGTLRILEAIRLLGLEKKTRFYQASTSELYGLVQEIPQKETTPFYPRSPYAVAKLYAYWITVNYREAYGMYACNGILFNHESPRRGETFVTRKITRGLANIAQGLESCLYMGNMDALRDWGHAKDYVRMQWMMLQQETADDFVIATGVQYSVREFIKWSAAELGITLRFEGQGVDEKAIVEKIEGDKAPGLATGDVIVRVDPRYFRPAEVETLLGDPSKAKDVLGWTPEITVQEMCAEMVREDLKVAQRHALLKEHGHEIPVSVEG; this is encoded by the coding sequence ATGGAACGCAAAAAAGCACTCATCACCGGCATCACAGGTCAGGACGGCTCATACCTGGCGGAATTTCTCCTGGAGAAGGGCTACGAAGTCCACGGCATCAAGCGTCGCGCCTCGCTGTTCAACACCCAACGCGTCGATCACATCTATCAGGACCCGCATGTCGAGAACAAGAACTTCGTTCTGCACTACGGCGACCTGAGCGATTCGTCCAACCTGACCCGCATCATCCAGGAAGTGCAGCCCGACGAGGTCTACAACCTCGGCGCCCAGTCGCACGTGGCGGTCAGCTTCGAAGCGCCGGAATACACCGCAGACGTCGATGCCATGGGTACCCTGCGTATCCTCGAGGCGATCCGTCTGCTGGGCCTGGAAAAGAAGACCCGTTTCTATCAGGCCTCCACCTCCGAGCTGTACGGTCTGGTGCAGGAGATTCCGCAGAAGGAAACCACCCCCTTCTACCCGCGTTCGCCCTACGCCGTAGCCAAGCTGTACGCCTACTGGATCACCGTGAACTACCGCGAAGCCTATGGCATGTATGCCTGCAACGGCATCCTGTTCAACCACGAGTCTCCGCGCCGCGGCGAAACCTTCGTCACGCGCAAGATCACCCGCGGCCTGGCGAACATCGCCCAGGGTCTGGAAAGCTGCCTGTACATGGGCAACATGGACGCGCTGCGCGACTGGGGCCATGCCAAGGACTACGTGCGCATGCAGTGGATGATGCTGCAGCAGGAAACCGCTGACGACTTCGTCATCGCCACCGGCGTGCAGTACTCGGTACGTGAATTCATCAAGTGGTCGGCGGCCGAGCTGGGCATCACCCTGCGTTTCGAAGGCCAGGGCGTTGACGAGAAGGCCATCGTCGAGAAGATCGAAGGTGACAAGGCTCCCGGTCTGGCGACTGGCGATGTGATCGTCCGCGTCGATCCGCGCTACTTTCGCCCGGCCGAAGTGGAAACTCTCCTGGGCGATCCGAGCAAGGCCAAGGACGTACTCGGCTGGACTCCGGAAATTACCGTGCAGGAAATGTGCGCCGAAATGGTCCGTGAAGATCTCAAGGTCGCCCAGCGCCATGCGCTGCTCAAGGAGCACGGCCACGAGATTCCGGTCAGCGTGGAGGGTTGA
- a CDS encoding glycosyltransferase family 2 protein has translation MTPATPTIIVVGYNRPDSLTRLLSSLIKGHYPPGNVRLVISLDACDTVEPRRVAEAFDWPFGEKRVLARPDRMGLREHVLSCGDLTEEYGDIIVLEDDLYVSPYFYEYATRALAYYGDDQDIAGISLYSLNFCQTSNLPFMPIDNGNADVYFLQLAASWGQAWSARHWQEFRRWLAANGNDISRIDNIPPDVRSWPESSWLKLYDAYIIDRNKFFVYPYRALSTNFGDPGQHFTMASSRFQVAVQQQSKEHRFVGLEESIAVYDAFCELLPRTFKRQNPRLAEYDFVVNLHAQKTPAHGLQLTRTAQRGVMSFEFAMKPMELSVLNDLEGEGIALIESAELDRQAQNSPEAEYGLYRFFYKFPSLKVLLFGVKEKVQLALRGAKR, from the coding sequence ATGACCCCTGCGACACCAACCATCATTGTGGTCGGTTACAACCGACCAGACAGCCTGACGCGGCTTCTAAGCTCGCTGATCAAGGGTCACTATCCACCCGGCAACGTACGCCTTGTCATCAGCCTCGACGCATGCGATACGGTAGAGCCGCGCCGGGTCGCCGAGGCGTTCGACTGGCCCTTCGGGGAAAAACGGGTGCTGGCTCGGCCCGACAGGATGGGCTTGCGCGAACACGTACTAAGCTGCGGCGACCTGACCGAAGAATACGGCGATATCATCGTTCTGGAAGATGATCTGTACGTTTCGCCCTACTTTTACGAATACGCGACGCGCGCGCTGGCGTACTACGGGGACGATCAGGATATCGCCGGCATCAGCCTGTATAGCCTGAACTTCTGCCAGACATCCAACCTGCCGTTCATGCCGATCGATAACGGCAATGCGGACGTCTACTTCCTGCAACTGGCTGCGTCCTGGGGACAGGCCTGGTCTGCGCGACACTGGCAGGAGTTCCGGCGGTGGCTGGCAGCCAATGGTAACGATATCTCCCGGATCGACAATATACCGCCGGATGTTCGAAGCTGGCCGGAGTCCTCCTGGCTCAAGCTGTATGACGCCTACATCATCGATCGGAACAAGTTCTTTGTTTATCCCTACCGGGCGCTGTCGACCAACTTCGGCGACCCTGGCCAGCACTTCACCATGGCGTCCTCGCGCTTTCAGGTAGCAGTGCAGCAGCAAAGCAAGGAACACCGATTCGTTGGCCTTGAAGAAAGTATCGCGGTCTATGACGCGTTCTGCGAATTGCTGCCCCGTACGTTCAAGCGGCAGAACCCGCGGCTCGCCGAGTACGACTTTGTGGTCAACCTCCACGCGCAAAAAACGCCCGCACACGGCCTGCAGCTGACTCGCACGGCGCAGCGGGGCGTCATGAGCTTCGAGTTCGCCATGAAACCGATGGAGCTGAGCGTACTCAATGATCTGGAAGGCGAAGGTATCGCCCTGATCGAATCCGCCGAGCTGGACAGGCAGGCTCAGAACTCGCCGGAAGCCGAATATGGGCTGTACCGATTCTTCTACAAGTTCCCCTCGTTGAAAGTTCTCCTGTTCGGCGTCAAGGAGAAAGTTCAACTGGCCCTGCGCGGCGCGAAGCGCTAG
- a CDS encoding UDP-glucose dehydrogenase family protein — protein MNITVVGTGYVGLVTGACIAEMGNTVYCVDVDQNKIENLKKGILPIYEPELDTIVVENHAAGRLHFTTSLREAMADTDVYFIAVGTPPGEDGSADLRYVLDVAREIGSLMERPSVVINKSTVPVGTADKVRDAVRQQLETRGVDIEFDVVSNPEFLKEGAAVDDFMHPDRIIVGTDSARARQIMDELYAPFIRNHPRMMFMGVRDAEMTKYAANAMLATKISFMNEVASLCERLGVDVENVRLGIGSDQRIGFHFIYAGCGYGGSCFPKDVKALISIAHQNDFEPKLLQAVEARNDLQKHSLFNKVSAHFSGDLEGRTIAVWGLAFKPGTDDMREAPSVVLINSLINAGAKVRAFDPVAHETAPREFPAEWLTEKKLEIVDGQYEAAIDADALVLVTEWKPFRRPDFKALKKLLRTPVIVDGRNQYDPAQTQRAGFHYYGIGRMPAHAAV, from the coding sequence ATGAACATTACTGTCGTTGGAACCGGTTACGTGGGATTGGTCACTGGAGCCTGCATCGCCGAGATGGGTAATACCGTGTATTGCGTCGATGTCGACCAGAACAAGATCGAGAATCTCAAGAAAGGGATTCTGCCGATCTATGAACCCGAGCTCGACACCATCGTGGTGGAAAACCATGCCGCGGGGCGCCTGCACTTCACTACCTCGCTCAGGGAAGCGATGGCCGATACCGATGTCTACTTCATCGCCGTCGGCACTCCGCCCGGTGAAGATGGCTCAGCCGACCTTCGTTACGTACTCGACGTCGCGCGTGAGATTGGCAGCCTGATGGAGCGTCCGTCGGTGGTCATCAACAAATCCACCGTGCCGGTCGGCACCGCTGACAAGGTGCGCGATGCGGTTCGCCAGCAGCTGGAAACGCGTGGGGTGGATATCGAATTCGATGTCGTCTCCAACCCGGAATTCCTCAAGGAAGGCGCAGCGGTAGACGATTTCATGCATCCCGATCGGATCATCGTCGGCACTGACAGCGCACGCGCTCGCCAGATCATGGATGAGCTCTATGCGCCCTTCATCCGCAACCACCCGCGCATGATGTTCATGGGCGTGCGCGATGCGGAAATGACCAAATACGCAGCCAATGCCATGCTTGCCACCAAGATATCCTTCATGAACGAAGTGGCCAGCTTGTGCGAGCGCCTGGGCGTGGACGTGGAAAATGTCCGCCTGGGTATTGGCTCGGATCAGCGCATCGGCTTCCACTTCATCTATGCCGGTTGCGGCTATGGTGGCTCGTGCTTCCCGAAGGACGTCAAGGCGCTGATCAGCATTGCGCATCAGAACGACTTCGAGCCCAAGCTGCTGCAGGCCGTCGAAGCACGCAATGACCTGCAGAAGCATTCGCTGTTCAACAAGGTCTCCGCGCACTTCTCCGGCGACCTTGAGGGACGGACCATCGCCGTCTGGGGTCTGGCATTCAAGCCAGGCACCGATGATATGCGCGAAGCCCCCAGCGTGGTGCTGATCAACAGCCTGATCAATGCTGGCGCCAAGGTTCGTGCCTTCGATCCGGTTGCCCACGAAACCGCGCCCCGCGAGTTCCCCGCGGAGTGGCTCACCGAGAAGAAGCTGGAAATCGTCGACGGGCAGTACGAAGCCGCCATCGATGCCGACGCGCTGGTCCTGGTGACAGAGTGGAAGCCGTTCCGCCGCCCGGACTTCAAGGCGCTGAAAAAGCTGCTGCGCACGCCGGTGATTGTCGACGGTCGCAACCAGTACGATCCGGCGCAAACCCAGCGCGCCGGGTTCCACTACTACGGTATTGGACGCATGCCAGCACATGCCGCAGTCTGA
- the fcl gene encoding GDP-L-fucose synthase, with product MAADLNQRIFVAGHRGMVGSAIVRRLEALGYTDIVTRGRNELNLLDQRAVNAFFQAEGIDQVYLAAAKVGGIHANNEYPAEFIYENLMIEANIIHAAHSAGVEKLLFLGSSCIYPKHAEQPMREEALLTGILEPTNEPYAIAKIAGIKLCESYNRQYGRDYRSVMPTNLYGPHDNYHPENSHVIPALLRRFHEATQRGDEEVVVWGSGKPMREFLHVDDMAAASIHVMNLDTATYREHTQPMLSHINVGTGEDCTIRELAETVKKVTEFPGKLTFDASKPDGTPRKLMDVSRLERLGWKSSIKLEDGLRDAYRWFVEHQGDARG from the coding sequence ATGGCAGCTGACCTCAACCAGCGCATCTTCGTAGCCGGCCATCGGGGCATGGTCGGCTCGGCGATCGTCCGGCGCCTCGAGGCGCTGGGCTATACCGACATCGTCACGCGGGGCCGCAACGAGCTGAACCTGCTGGATCAGCGCGCGGTGAACGCGTTCTTCCAGGCTGAAGGCATCGACCAGGTCTACCTGGCCGCGGCCAAGGTCGGCGGCATTCACGCGAACAACGAGTACCCGGCCGAGTTCATCTACGAGAACCTGATGATCGAGGCCAACATCATCCACGCCGCGCACAGCGCAGGCGTGGAGAAGTTGCTGTTCCTTGGCTCCTCGTGCATCTATCCCAAGCATGCCGAGCAACCGATGCGCGAAGAGGCCCTGCTGACCGGCATTCTCGAGCCGACCAACGAGCCCTACGCGATCGCCAAGATTGCCGGTATCAAGCTCTGCGAAAGCTACAACCGCCAGTACGGTCGTGACTACCGCAGCGTGATGCCGACCAACCTGTACGGCCCGCACGACAACTACCACCCGGAAAACAGCCACGTCATCCCTGCCCTGCTGCGCCGCTTCCACGAAGCGACCCAGCGTGGCGATGAAGAGGTGGTGGTCTGGGGCAGCGGCAAGCCGATGCGCGAGTTTCTACATGTGGACGATATGGCCGCGGCCAGCATCCACGTGATGAATCTTGATACCGCAACCTACCGCGAGCACACCCAGCCAATGCTCTCGCACATCAATGTCGGCACCGGCGAAGACTGCACCATCCGCGAGCTGGCCGAAACGGTCAAGAAAGTGACCGAGTTCCCCGGCAAGCTCACCTTCGATGCCAGCAAGCCTGACGGCACGCCGCGCAAGCTGATGGATGTCTCGCGTCTGGAACGGCTCGGCTGGAAGAGCAGCATCAAGCTCGAGGATGGGCTGCGCGATGCCTATCGCTGGTTTGTCGAGCATCAGGGCGACGCACGAGGCTGA
- a CDS encoding lipopolysaccharide biosynthesis protein gives MPQSELANSGMNPRRDAPDTRSGRLRGQIQNTLRSSLLRNIATVVSGTAGAQALTLAFMPVITRIYGPENYGVLGVFMGLAMMLIPVAALCYPTSIVLPRRDSDALKLVKLSLLMATFVSSLLAIFLLVAGDWFAEALSVEAAVPFLMLLPAVTFAGAALETAQQWLFRKQLFRVTAKAAVAYSLLHNSIRSLAGLVSPTAAVLVVTTGFGPLLHSALLLLGIRKGPPLQVKPEVEQRQSPVRMRDLAGRYQDFPKFRAPQMLINTVSQNLPTLVLAAYFGPAAAGFFALCKQALTMPTHLVGKSVADVYYPKLARSIQHGEPIAGTVMKAVAGLAAVGLVPFALVFATGPWLFATVFGEEWRTAGEYARWLALAEYAVFASRPCTVAVPALGLQRLSLIFEICSTTLRVSALYFGAVVLGEQMDTVMAFSIASIIIYCALVLVVFIKARAWYANLSHADHAD, from the coding sequence ATGCCGCAGTCTGAACTGGCCAACTCCGGCATGAACCCGCGCCGAGACGCCCCCGACACCAGAAGCGGGCGCCTGCGCGGGCAGATCCAGAACACCTTGCGCAGCAGCCTGCTGCGCAATATCGCCACGGTAGTCTCCGGAACCGCCGGTGCGCAGGCACTGACGCTGGCGTTCATGCCGGTTATAACCCGCATCTACGGTCCGGAGAACTACGGGGTACTGGGCGTGTTCATGGGCCTGGCGATGATGCTGATCCCGGTGGCAGCGCTGTGCTATCCGACGTCCATCGTGCTGCCACGGCGGGACAGTGACGCGCTCAAGCTGGTCAAGCTGTCTTTGCTCATGGCCACCTTCGTCTCGAGCCTGTTGGCGATATTTCTGCTCGTCGCAGGAGACTGGTTCGCCGAGGCGTTGAGTGTGGAAGCGGCCGTTCCGTTTCTGATGCTGCTGCCTGCGGTCACCTTTGCCGGCGCGGCGCTGGAAACCGCCCAGCAATGGTTGTTTCGCAAGCAGTTGTTCCGTGTCACGGCCAAAGCTGCCGTGGCGTATTCGCTGCTTCACAACTCCATTCGTAGTCTGGCAGGACTTGTCAGCCCCACCGCTGCGGTGCTGGTTGTCACCACCGGGTTCGGCCCGCTCCTGCACTCGGCCTTGCTGCTGCTGGGCATCCGCAAGGGACCGCCGCTGCAGGTGAAGCCGGAAGTAGAGCAGCGCCAGTCGCCGGTCCGCATGCGTGACCTGGCCGGGCGCTATCAGGACTTTCCGAAATTCCGTGCGCCCCAGATGCTGATCAACACCGTCTCACAGAACCTTCCGACACTGGTTCTGGCTGCCTACTTCGGCCCGGCAGCCGCCGGGTTCTTCGCGCTGTGCAAGCAGGCGCTGACCATGCCGACTCATCTGGTTGGCAAGTCCGTGGCCGATGTGTACTACCCGAAGCTGGCCCGCTCCATTCAGCACGGCGAGCCGATAGCCGGCACGGTAATGAAGGCCGTTGCCGGTCTCGCAGCGGTGGGGCTGGTCCCCTTCGCACTGGTGTTTGCCACCGGACCCTGGCTGTTCGCCACCGTGTTCGGCGAAGAGTGGCGCACAGCCGGTGAATACGCGCGCTGGCTGGCGCTGGCCGAATACGCCGTGTTTGCCTCAAGGCCCTGTACGGTGGCAGTCCCGGCGCTGGGACTGCAGCGCCTGTCACTGATATTTGAAATCTGCAGCACCACGCTCCGCGTATCAGCGCTGTACTTTGGCGCGGTGGTTCTGGGAGAGCAGATGGACACTGTCATGGCTTTCAGCATTGCCAGCATCATCATTTATTGCGCTCTGGTTTTAGTCGTATTCATCAAGGCACGAGCGTGGTATGCGAACCTGTCGCATGCTGATCACGCTGATTGA
- a CDS encoding GDP-mannose mannosyl hydrolase — MQLDKETFRSVVAHAPLVSLDLVVRNAAGEILLGRRLNRPAQGYWFVPGGRIYKNERLDRAFARITQAELGQPFARADARLLDLYEHFYTDSVFGDTPDTHYVVSGYLLDLPQGCELSLPDTQHDGFRWWSPDEMRRDPMVHENSRAYLNAVGR; from the coding sequence ATGCAACTGGACAAGGAAACGTTCAGGAGCGTGGTCGCCCACGCTCCGCTGGTCTCGCTGGATCTCGTGGTGCGTAATGCAGCCGGCGAAATTCTGCTGGGTAGGAGGCTGAACCGGCCGGCGCAAGGTTACTGGTTTGTGCCAGGGGGCCGGATTTACAAGAACGAGCGCCTCGATCGGGCCTTCGCCCGCATTACCCAGGCCGAGCTTGGCCAACCCTTCGCCCGCGCTGATGCGCGCCTGCTGGATCTCTACGAACATTTCTACACCGATAGCGTGTTTGGCGACACGCCAGACACGCACTACGTGGTCAGCGGCTACCTGCTTGATCTGCCACAGGGTTGTGAGCTTTCCCTCCCCGATACCCAGCACGACGGATTCCGCTGGTGGAGCCCCGACGAGATGCGTCGTGACCCCATGGTCCATGAAAATTCTCGCGCCTACCTGAACGCCGTCGGTCGCTGA
- a CDS encoding glycosyltransferase codes for MIQFTIVTINWNNLAGLQKTYQSVASQTYRNFRWIVVDGASNDGAVEWLQTVKEPWAEITSEPDNGLYDAMNKGLEKAVTTPGYTLFLNSGDWLYDERVLERVAQTIEQATTAPSYVYGDFARFSAAGRVHHFPGKPIERLFVGMPSSHQAMYFENELLKSVRFRDQYKLSADYCMLIEFINQVPSREQIVHIAQPLCVFDNTGVSVQRRFEAIKEDVQIRRRHMKLSAVRNYGLYTLHYLHAHVRNLQAALENKTA; via the coding sequence ATGATCCAGTTCACTATCGTCACTATAAATTGGAATAACCTGGCCGGTCTGCAGAAGACCTACCAGAGCGTTGCCAGCCAGACATACCGCAACTTCCGCTGGATTGTGGTGGACGGGGCGTCGAACGACGGCGCCGTCGAATGGCTGCAGACAGTGAAAGAGCCGTGGGCAGAGATTACCTCCGAGCCTGACAACGGTTTGTACGATGCCATGAACAAGGGCCTCGAGAAAGCCGTGACCACGCCCGGCTACACGCTGTTTCTGAATAGTGGCGACTGGCTCTACGACGAGCGCGTCCTGGAACGGGTGGCGCAGACCATCGAGCAAGCCACCACTGCGCCGAGTTACGTGTATGGCGACTTCGCCCGCTTCAGCGCGGCCGGACGGGTTCATCATTTTCCGGGCAAGCCGATCGAGCGGTTGTTCGTCGGCATGCCCTCGAGCCATCAGGCGATGTATTTCGAGAATGAACTGCTCAAGTCGGTCCGCTTCAGAGATCAGTACAAGCTCTCTGCGGACTACTGCATGCTGATCGAATTCATCAACCAGGTGCCATCGCGCGAGCAGATCGTACATATCGCCCAGCCGTTGTGCGTGTTCGATAACACAGGTGTTTCCGTGCAGCGTCGTTTCGAAGCGATCAAGGAAGACGTTCAGATCCGCCGTCGGCACATGAAGCTGTCTGCTGTCCGGAACTATGGCCTGTACACCCTGCACTACCTGCACGCACACGTCAGAAATCTGCAGGCGGCGCTGGAGAACAAAACGGCTTGA
- a CDS encoding undecaprenyl-phosphate glucose phosphotransferase, which yields MIAKRTNPAVNRRGLTFWGQWLCAVTLVSGLLCYLVFEQFGMVSTQYRFLIVITVFGSVPAYMLLHVYHKRHSYLTGLGHLLAGWATLLIGLSAIAYLSDSMHLFSYEVLFQWALFGFLVQGLAYIPLRYFAARHSSRLRVERTSVIIGSGPAAYELASRLSGSNRVPLMGLITSRPDVPTRDGRFPVLGDLSTVREIIDQYGIRRVYIALSLDEVSVIEELYITLLDMSVDVVWIPDFGRMPLLNQSISQIEQMPAIYLNETPVSSHPASVFSKELMDRGIALLAIIALSPILIAAAIGVKLSSPGPILFRQPRHGWNGEIIKVMKFRSMRMHDDQQVKQATRDDPRVTPFGRFLRSTSIDELPQLFNVLKGEMSLVGPRPHAVTHNDYYSDKILAYMARHRIKPGITGLAQVTGHRGETETLEKMQQRVEKDLAYINNWSLWLDIKILIKTPFTLFSKDVY from the coding sequence ATGATCGCCAAGCGAACCAATCCAGCCGTAAACCGCCGCGGCCTTACCTTCTGGGGCCAATGGCTTTGCGCAGTCACGCTGGTCAGCGGGCTGCTGTGCTACCTGGTGTTCGAACAGTTCGGGATGGTCTCCACGCAGTACCGCTTCCTGATCGTCATCACGGTATTCGGCTCGGTGCCGGCGTACATGTTGCTGCACGTCTATCACAAGCGACACTCCTATCTCACCGGCCTGGGCCATCTGCTGGCAGGCTGGGCCACCTTGCTGATCGGCCTGTCGGCGATAGCCTATCTGAGCGACAGCATGCATCTGTTTTCGTACGAGGTGCTATTTCAGTGGGCGCTGTTCGGGTTTCTGGTGCAGGGCCTGGCGTATATCCCGCTTCGCTATTTCGCCGCCAGGCATTCCAGCCGGCTACGGGTAGAGCGCACGTCCGTGATCATCGGTTCCGGACCCGCTGCCTATGAACTGGCGTCGCGCCTGTCAGGTTCCAACCGCGTTCCATTGATGGGGCTTATCACCTCCCGGCCGGACGTACCAACCCGCGACGGCCGCTTTCCGGTACTCGGCGACCTCTCCACGGTACGCGAAATCATCGACCAGTACGGAATCCGCCGCGTATACATCGCGCTGAGCCTGGATGAAGTCTCGGTGATCGAAGAGCTCTACATCACCCTGCTCGACATGAGCGTCGATGTCGTCTGGATCCCGGACTTCGGTCGCATGCCCCTGCTCAACCAGTCGATTTCACAGATCGAACAGATGCCGGCGATCTACCTGAACGAGACGCCAGTCAGCTCGCACCCTGCCTCGGTCTTCAGCAAGGAACTGATGGATCGCGGCATCGCGTTGCTGGCGATCATTGCGCTCAGTCCGATCCTGATCGCAGCGGCGATTGGCGTGAAGCTGTCTTCGCCGGGTCCGATTCTGTTCCGTCAGCCCCGTCATGGCTGGAACGGCGAGATCATCAAGGTCATGAAGTTTCGTTCGATGCGCATGCATGACGACCAGCAGGTGAAGCAGGCTACACGGGATGATCCGCGGGTGACCCCTTTCGGACGCTTCCTGCGCAGCACCTCGATCGACGAGCTGCCCCAGCTGTTCAATGTGCTCAAGGGTGAAATGTCGCTGGTGGGTCCGCGCCCGCATGCGGTCACGCACAACGACTACTACAGCGACAAGATTCTCGCGTACATGGCCCGCCACCGCATCAAGCCCGGCATCACCGGACTGGCGCAGGTCACCGGCCACCGCGGCGAAACCGAGACCCTGGAGAAAATGCAACAGCGTGTCGAGAAGGACCTTGCCTACATCAACAACTGGTCGCTGTGGCTGGACATCAAGATTCTGATAAAGACGCCCTTCACGCTGTTCTCGAAGGACGTCTACTAG